Proteins encoded by one window of Nitrospirota bacterium:
- a CDS encoding glycosyltransferase translates to MTVLDTFFDTPMAFGISGLALFMIGLLIKQHRGRKLVLTVSLFLYARYMLWRLLYTIPTDDIAAMVLGSVVYFAELYGLCQFCFYTYQSWSPTERTPPPITTYPTVDIMVTVVDEPLSILRQTLLSCLAQEYPRDRFTVYVLDDGHRVETQQLADSLGCEYIRRPDKPRHAKAGNLNHALHVTHGELVAIFDVDHIPARTFLKDTVGFFDDPKVAIVQTPHHFYNPDIFQRNLRVGDEVKNEQALFFRSLQAGRDTHNSAFFAGSSGLLRRQPLMEIGGFQTQTITEDIHTSMNLHARGYRSCYLNKVLSAGLMPETFDGYLKQRKRWAMGCIQVLLRDNPLTKRGLTLAQRIDYFGSIFYFFFGLPRLICLIAPLASLLFSMPPLKADVLALTNYFFSFFLASALVMRPVSRGSRNPFWSDVYEVAMCFALTVVALKALAAPRKERPFEVTPKGQRVKKSSSTELSLAWPHLVTFGLLVVGLALGTWNWWQDTGDPGLPVSLFWGSINLLLLTVALFVAREQAQVRQGFRLKRDFAGQLFVDGEGVPARVVDVSERGTAVTIGQPIFTLQKSVKLVLTSSRGLPLPVTAHIIRQDPIPSGGVHVGLQFDELDSFTRQILVDKMYGDPAPWEESYRIWPGIRSSLRSLFQALTVPLHPLTWNRRSMIRVKGGTQCLVTTPTSVYKGQVGDMSFTGLSAIFSESSQDSLLDSLLELPGVTLKVSPIRTVRTERKMVVHFQVISIESGEDEWHSLHNAQWRVAQQEIQAALKRSSLDHSAQDLPLEGETLNLNEQSLAVVLPKAVFADLDQVQVMLTTQDGSLFNLTGCVVRQHQTRIGEVVIGIQLAESSGKTTISLIEKYQYPELRGFRWWLQILLGQPSARPAERRRMPRLPIHTTCAILSPDMAPSWRTTPNPS, encoded by the coding sequence ATGACAGTCCTCGACACCTTCTTCGATACGCCAATGGCCTTCGGGATTTCAGGCCTGGCGCTTTTTATGATCGGCCTCCTGATCAAGCAGCATCGGGGCAGGAAGCTGGTGTTGACAGTCAGTCTCTTTCTATACGCCCGGTATATGCTGTGGCGTCTGCTGTACACGATCCCTACCGATGACATAGCTGCTATGGTCCTCGGATCAGTGGTCTATTTCGCGGAACTCTACGGACTGTGCCAGTTCTGCTTCTATACCTATCAGTCCTGGTCGCCGACGGAACGGACCCCACCCCCCATTACCACCTACCCTACCGTGGACATCATGGTGACGGTCGTGGACGAACCCCTGTCGATCCTCCGGCAGACCTTGCTCAGCTGTCTCGCGCAGGAGTACCCTCGTGACCGATTTACTGTCTACGTCTTGGATGACGGGCATCGCGTCGAAACCCAGCAATTGGCCGACTCGCTTGGCTGCGAATATATTCGACGCCCGGATAAACCTCGCCATGCAAAAGCCGGAAATTTGAATCACGCTCTCCATGTGACCCACGGAGAATTGGTCGCGATCTTCGACGTAGACCACATACCGGCCCGAACATTCCTCAAAGACACAGTCGGGTTTTTCGACGACCCGAAGGTCGCGATCGTGCAAACCCCTCATCACTTTTACAATCCGGATATTTTCCAACGGAACCTGCGCGTCGGAGATGAAGTGAAGAACGAACAGGCGCTCTTCTTCCGTTCACTGCAAGCCGGTCGTGACACGCACAACAGCGCATTTTTTGCGGGCAGCAGTGGTCTCCTACGCCGGCAACCCCTGATGGAGATCGGAGGATTCCAGACCCAGACCATCACCGAAGACATTCACACCAGTATGAATCTGCATGCCAGGGGCTACCGTTCCTGCTACCTCAATAAGGTGTTGTCGGCGGGCCTGATGCCAGAGACCTTTGACGGATACTTGAAGCAGCGAAAACGCTGGGCCATGGGGTGCATCCAGGTGTTGCTGCGAGATAATCCGTTGACCAAGCGCGGACTGACTCTGGCTCAGCGGATCGACTACTTCGGATCGATCTTCTATTTCTTCTTCGGTCTCCCACGCTTGATCTGTCTCATCGCTCCGCTCGCAAGCCTGCTCTTCTCGATGCCACCGCTGAAAGCTGACGTACTCGCGCTGACGAACTATTTCTTCTCATTTTTTCTGGCCTCCGCCCTGGTGATGCGGCCAGTCAGTCGAGGATCGCGCAACCCTTTTTGGTCGGATGTCTATGAAGTCGCCATGTGTTTCGCCCTTACCGTCGTCGCCCTCAAGGCGTTAGCCGCACCACGCAAGGAACGGCCGTTTGAAGTGACCCCGAAAGGACAGCGGGTCAAGAAAAGTTCCTCCACCGAATTGTCCTTGGCCTGGCCGCATCTGGTTACATTCGGTCTCCTTGTCGTCGGGTTGGCATTGGGTACCTGGAATTGGTGGCAGGATACCGGCGATCCAGGGTTGCCGGTCAGCCTCTTCTGGGGAAGTATCAACCTCCTTCTCCTCACCGTCGCCCTGTTCGTTGCCAGGGAGCAAGCGCAGGTGCGTCAGGGGTTCAGACTGAAACGGGATTTTGCCGGCCAGCTGTTTGTGGACGGAGAAGGAGTCCCGGCTCGTGTCGTTGACGTGAGCGAGAGGGGAACAGCGGTGACCATTGGGCAACCAATCTTCACGCTACAGAAGTCCGTCAAGCTCGTGCTCACCTCATCGAGAGGCCTACCGCTCCCTGTCACCGCTCACATCATCCGACAGGATCCAATACCGTCAGGCGGGGTTCATGTGGGTCTCCAATTCGATGAGTTGGACTCATTCACGCGACAGATCCTCGTCGATAAGATGTATGGGGACCCCGCCCCCTGGGAGGAGTCCTACCGTATCTGGCCGGGGATCCGCAGCAGTCTCCGTTCGCTTTTTCAGGCCCTAACCGTCCCGTTACACCCCCTCACCTGGAACCGCCGGAGCATGATTCGGGTCAAGGGAGGAACCCAGTGTCTGGTCACCACGCCAACTTCGGTCTACAAGGGCCAGGTGGGGGATATGTCCTTCACAGGTCTCAGCGCCATCTTTTCAGAATCCTCACAAGACTCGCTACTCGACAGCCTGCTGGAACTTCCAGGAGTTACACTGAAAGTCAGTCCTATCAGGACGGTCCGAACAGAGAGGAAGATGGTCGTGCACTTCCAGGTTATAAGTATCGAGTCCGGTGAAGACGAGTGGCATAGCCTGCACAATGCACAGTGGCGTGTAGCACAACAAGAAATTCAGGCAGCGCTGAAGAGATCGTCGCTCGATCACAGCGCACAAGACCTGCCGCTGGAGGGGGAAACCCTCAACCTGAACGAGCAGAGCCTCGCGGTAGTCCTTCCCAAAGCAGTCTTCGCTGACCTTGATCAAGTGCAAGTGATGCTAACCACCCAGGACGGCTCCCTCTTTAACCTGACAGGCTGTGTCGTCCGCCAACATCAGACAAGGATTGGTGAGGTCGTCATCGGGATCCAGTTAGCCGAATCATCGGGCAAGACCACCATCAGCCTCATCGAGAAATATCAATACCCAGAGCTTCGCGGATTTCGTTGGTGGCTCCAGATTCTCCTCGGCCAACCGTCAGCTCGCCCTGCCGAGCGACGGCGAATGCCACGCCTTCCGATTCACACCACCTGCGCAATTCTCAGCCCGGATATGGCACCTTCCTGGCGGACAACCCCCAACCCAAGCTGA
- a CDS encoding CBS domain-containing protein translates to MPIIRTVGGIVEIHPALPVSHRPPATQADADHRRDRAKDQERQDADPASRLAQQAYQQQTHRAPAPKLSLLAQDLMTSPVTWLPSDSTLLEAWTTMQHKGIHHLPVMSAHGILVGMVSNQELLPYAHELESVDSPGPSAEHTLTRVMNSRILSATPTTEIREVAHVMLDEQVNAIPILDSSRHLVGILTTSDILRAIVHRSPLELWT, encoded by the coding sequence ATGCCGATTATACGCACGGTCGGTGGCATCGTAGAAATCCATCCTGCGCTACCGGTATCCCACCGGCCACCCGCAACTCAGGCCGACGCCGACCATCGGCGAGATCGGGCGAAAGACCAAGAGCGTCAAGATGCCGACCCTGCATCACGCCTCGCCCAACAGGCCTACCAGCAGCAGACACACCGGGCCCCCGCACCAAAGCTATCCCTCCTTGCGCAGGACCTCATGACCTCACCCGTCACCTGGTTGCCCTCTGACTCTACACTGCTGGAAGCGTGGACTACGATGCAACACAAAGGGATTCACCATCTCCCCGTGATGTCGGCCCACGGCATATTGGTCGGAATGGTATCGAACCAGGAACTGCTGCCCTATGCACATGAACTTGAATCCGTTGATTCGCCGGGACCGTCGGCCGAGCACACACTCACCCGTGTCATGAACAGCCGGATCTTGTCCGCCACCCCGACGACAGAGATACGCGAGGTCGCTCACGTCATGCTCGACGAACAGGTAAACGCCATTCCGATCCTCGACAGCTCCCGTCACTTGGTCGGCATTCTGACAACCAGCGATATTCTCAGAGCCATCGTCCACCGAAGCCCACTCGAACTCTGGACATAA
- a CDS encoding mechanosensitive ion channel family protein produces the protein MPAWLPHIDSSILPDSLKSFLLLVTLLITRALIVRWIAKNQALSMEAKRRWVVATRNSILFALLIGLVVIWAHELQALAVSLVALAAALVLATKELLLCWSGAALRVGGKVYSVGDRIQIAGHRGVVLDHDIFATKLLEIGPGQAAHLYTGRVTIFPNSLLFTNVLIKENPGQEYGLYILEIPLKDEDDWQDAERRLLDAANAECTPFMEEAGRQMKLLEQTNLLDAPSPAPRVTIQLSEPGRIHLVLRFPAPDRGRSRIEQAILRRFLAG, from the coding sequence ATGCCTGCCTGGCTACCGCATATCGACAGCTCGATCCTTCCGGACAGCCTCAAGTCGTTCTTGCTGCTCGTCACGCTCCTCATCACCCGTGCGCTGATTGTCCGCTGGATCGCCAAGAACCAGGCCCTGTCGATGGAAGCCAAGCGACGCTGGGTGGTGGCGACGAGAAATTCCATCCTGTTCGCGTTGCTAATCGGGCTGGTGGTGATTTGGGCGCACGAACTGCAAGCCCTTGCCGTATCCCTGGTTGCCTTAGCGGCTGCGCTTGTGCTGGCGACCAAGGAGCTGCTCCTCTGCTGGAGCGGGGCGGCATTGCGGGTGGGAGGGAAAGTCTATTCGGTGGGCGATCGCATCCAAATCGCGGGACATCGAGGGGTGGTCTTAGACCATGATATTTTTGCGACCAAGCTCCTAGAGATCGGGCCTGGCCAAGCAGCCCACCTCTATACGGGCCGCGTGACAATCTTTCCGAACAGCTTGTTGTTTACGAATGTCTTGATCAAAGAGAACCCCGGCCAGGAGTACGGGCTCTATATCCTCGAGATTCCGCTCAAGGACGAGGATGACTGGCAGGATGCTGAACGGCGCCTGCTCGACGCAGCCAATGCCGAATGCACTCCCTTTATGGAGGAAGCGGGACGTCAGATGAAGCTGTTGGAGCAGACCAATCTGCTCGACGCTCCGTCCCCGGCACCCCGCGTCACGATCCAACTGTCCGAGCCTGGACGTATTCATCTTGTGCTACGGTTCCCGGCTCCAGATCGTGGAAGATCGAGGATCGAGCAGGCAATTCTGCGAAGATTTCTGGCGGGATAA
- the leuD gene encoding 3-isopropylmalate dehydratase small subunit has translation MQAFTTMTGLVAPLDRANVDTDQIIPKQFLKTIKRTGLREGLFYDWRKQKDGSQDPTFFLNQPRFQGATILLTRDNFGCGSSREHAPWALLDQGFRCVIASSFADIFYNNCFQNGILPVVLKADNVLVMMNDVLATPGYQLSVDLGSQTVTTPDGTSLHFEIDPFRKDCLYRGLDSIGLTLQHEAAIDAYETRRKTEAPWLFTDLRHNQERA, from the coding sequence ATGCAAGCCTTTACCACCATGACAGGGCTGGTCGCGCCGCTGGACCGAGCCAATGTCGATACCGATCAAATCATCCCGAAACAATTTCTGAAGACGATCAAGCGGACGGGGCTCCGCGAAGGGCTATTCTATGATTGGCGGAAACAGAAGGACGGTTCGCAGGACCCGACATTCTTTTTGAATCAACCGCGCTTCCAGGGCGCGACGATTCTCCTGACACGCGATAACTTCGGCTGCGGATCATCGCGTGAGCATGCCCCCTGGGCGCTTCTCGACCAGGGCTTTCGTTGTGTCATCGCGTCGAGCTTCGCCGACATCTTCTACAACAACTGCTTCCAAAACGGCATACTGCCTGTCGTGTTGAAGGCGGACAATGTCCTGGTGATGATGAACGACGTCCTTGCAACGCCCGGGTACCAACTGTCGGTGGACCTCGGAAGCCAGACAGTGACTACTCCGGACGGCACGAGTCTCCACTTCGAGATCGATCCCTTCCGAAAAGACTGTCTGTACCGGGGTCTCGACTCGATCGGATTGACCTTGCAACACGAGGCAGCCATCGACGCCTACGAAACTCGGCGGAAAACTGAAGCCCCCTGGTTATTCACGGATCTTCGCCACAACCAAGAGAGGGCTTAA
- a CDS encoding DUF1653 domain-containing protein, translating to MVQPGRYRHYKGHEYEVLGVARHSETEEEYVVYRALYGERGLWIRPKAMFLETVTVDGRSCPRFQFLALP from the coding sequence ATGGTGCAGCCTGGTCGCTATCGTCACTATAAAGGCCACGAATATGAAGTGTTGGGAGTGGCTCGGCATTCGGAAACAGAGGAAGAATATGTCGTCTATCGAGCCCTGTACGGCGAACGAGGGCTATGGATCAGACCCAAGGCTATGTTCCTAGAAACTGTGACCGTTGATGGTCGTTCTTGTCCTCGATTTCAGTTCCTTGCTCTACCCTAG
- a CDS encoding PilZ domain-containing protein, producing the protein MSWEHRAHRRVLTVVPVLIFGELFHAKGDIVNLSTTGCVIAVAQAPEKEQHLHLLVQVPNRDMSIEIQLAVVRWNALGLFGVEFIHVNALHQTSLEHYLSILDPCPSLGKLVHPEGAAEEAQPRRQVVA; encoded by the coding sequence ATGTCCTGGGAACATCGAGCACATCGGCGAGTCTTGACGGTGGTGCCAGTGCTGATCTTCGGCGAACTGTTCCATGCGAAAGGCGACATCGTCAATCTCAGTACAACCGGATGTGTGATCGCTGTGGCACAGGCTCCGGAGAAAGAGCAGCACCTGCACCTCCTTGTACAAGTCCCGAATCGGGACATGTCGATCGAAATTCAACTGGCGGTTGTCAGATGGAATGCCCTTGGACTGTTTGGAGTCGAATTTATTCACGTCAACGCCCTTCACCAAACAAGTCTGGAACACTACTTGTCCATACTGGACCCCTGTCCCTCCCTGGGCAAACTGGTTCATCCAGAAGGCGCTGCCGAGGAGGCTCAACCCCGACGACAAGTGGTGGCCTGA
- a CDS encoding DUF1566 domain-containing protein codes for MMKRRLFTITIGVLLLGGLAGATIASGTPADLPGVVKKSDTTMPAAERFVILPALNNDGVLDKETGLVWERSPQTASSRWSMARRTCAEKNVGGQKGWRLPSLSELQSLVDPSIAPPGPTLPPGHPFLAVQPAVYWSETRAGDNPSGAWAVHFGLGGGAVFINWAHAVQAWCVHGGMKTDQH; via the coding sequence ATGATGAAACGACGATTGTTCACCATCACGATAGGTGTGTTGCTGCTTGGTGGGCTGGCTGGGGCAACAATCGCGTCAGGAACACCGGCCGATCTGCCAGGCGTCGTCAAAAAGTCTGACACCACCATGCCGGCGGCGGAGCGGTTCGTCATCCTGCCCGCCTTGAACAACGACGGGGTATTGGATAAAGAAACCGGTCTCGTTTGGGAGAGGTCCCCGCAGACTGCGAGTTCCAGATGGAGCATGGCTCGCCGCACGTGCGCCGAGAAAAATGTCGGAGGTCAAAAAGGCTGGCGCCTGCCTTCCTTGTCAGAGTTGCAGAGTCTGGTCGATCCTTCCATAGCTCCCCCAGGCCCGACTCTTCCACCGGGCCATCCCTTTCTGGCGGTCCAGCCGGCCGTATATTGGTCGGAAACGAGGGCTGGTGACAACCCATCGGGCGCGTGGGCCGTACATTTCGGCCTAGGAGGCGGTGCGGTTTTCATCAATTGGGCCCACGCCGTCCAAGCTTGGTGTGTTCATGGCGGCATGAAGACGGATCAGCATTAG
- a CDS encoding FAD-dependent oxidoreductase, whose amino-acid sequence MKLQSQIATRKTHDVVVIGGGSAGYAAARIARDAGADVAIVDQGPLGGLCILRGCMPTKAILRSAEVAALLRRTREFGLSSVSSSADLSAIVDRKDRLIREFANYRIQQLHDPAFALYESPGRFCSPREIDIEGARLSAHTFIIATGSSPSEVAIPGLSDVDFFTSDTILDLRTQPASLLVLGAGPVALELGQFFARLGTKVTILQRGRTVLSQMDGDVGLALEAALKEDGIEVVTEAQVLRVTCQEGRKSVWVQHHGQERVFAAEAILQALGRRPNIAGLQLDAAGVDVTGGRIVVDAAMRTSQPHIFAVGDVNDLNPIVHLAIQQGEIAGYNATHAGKLARHIDHRLDAEVVFTEPQVAVVGLTERMCRSKGIRYLTASYPFADHGKALCLGASHGFVKLLCTPPTGELLGAQIVGPEAGELIHELIAVMYYHGTVADLLQMPHYHPTLAEIVTYPAESLMEQLSAG is encoded by the coding sequence ATGAAATTACAAAGTCAGATTGCGACGCGCAAGACTCATGATGTCGTCGTCATTGGTGGCGGATCAGCTGGCTATGCTGCGGCACGGATCGCCCGTGATGCCGGCGCTGACGTTGCGATTGTAGATCAGGGCCCGCTGGGAGGGCTCTGCATTCTGCGTGGCTGCATGCCGACAAAGGCCATCTTGCGTTCCGCCGAAGTCGCAGCCCTCCTCAGGCGCACAAGGGAGTTCGGACTCTCCTCGGTGTCGTCCAGTGCAGATCTGTCGGCGATCGTGGATCGAAAAGATAGGCTGATTCGCGAATTCGCTAATTACAGGATCCAACAACTTCACGATCCCGCCTTTGCGCTTTACGAATCTCCTGGTAGGTTTTGCTCGCCTCGTGAAATTGACATAGAAGGCGCCAGGCTCTCTGCGCACACCTTCATTATTGCAACCGGCTCCAGCCCTTCCGAGGTCGCTATCCCTGGTCTATCGGACGTAGATTTCTTCACGAGCGATACGATTCTGGACCTGCGTACGCAACCAGCTTCTCTGTTGGTATTGGGGGCAGGGCCTGTAGCACTCGAGCTGGGTCAGTTCTTTGCCAGGCTCGGCACGAAGGTTACGATTCTCCAGAGGGGTCGCACGGTCTTGTCGCAGATGGACGGGGATGTCGGGCTGGCGCTTGAAGCGGCGTTGAAAGAGGACGGCATCGAAGTCGTGACGGAGGCGCAGGTGCTCCGCGTCACCTGCCAAGAGGGTCGGAAATCAGTGTGGGTACAACATCATGGCCAGGAACGGGTATTCGCGGCCGAAGCGATTCTGCAGGCGTTAGGTCGTCGCCCCAATATTGCCGGGCTGCAACTGGATGCGGCGGGGGTGGATGTGACGGGAGGACGGATCGTCGTCGACGCGGCGATGCGAACATCGCAGCCACATATCTTTGCCGTGGGTGATGTGAACGATTTGAATCCGATCGTGCATCTCGCCATCCAACAGGGTGAGATTGCCGGGTACAATGCGACCCACGCGGGAAAGCTTGCAAGACACATCGATCATCGGCTTGATGCCGAGGTGGTCTTCACAGAACCACAAGTAGCAGTCGTGGGACTGACTGAACGGATGTGTCGCTCGAAGGGAATCCGTTATCTTACCGCCTCTTATCCCTTTGCCGATCATGGGAAGGCGCTGTGTCTCGGGGCATCGCATGGCTTCGTGAAACTCCTTTGTACGCCGCCGACAGGCGAACTCCTTGGCGCGCAGATTGTCGGGCCTGAGGCGGGTGAGCTGATCCATGAACTGATCGCGGTGATGTATTACCACGGGACCGTTGCCGACCTCTTGCAGATGCCGCATTACCACCCCACGCTGGCAGAAATCGTGACCTATCCAGCGGAATCCCTTATGGAACAGTTGAGCGCAGGATGA
- the corA gene encoding magnesium/cobalt transporter CorA translates to MKLVQKRSRKTGLPPGTLVHIGEKKTDKVAITAFSYAGVRCDEYQVLSLDELAPPADESVTWVNVSGVHRTDILESCGKQFQLHSLLLEDIANTDQRPKLDDYETCLFLVLKMLSVTERQDIVVEQVSLVFGRNFVLSFQENGTDVFTPVRDRLRGGKGRLRQSGADYLFYALVDAIVDQYFAVVEALGEKIEELQDLVVSDPKPETLHKIHALKQQLLFLRRAVWPLREVTNNLSRSECPFLQESTKVFFRDVYDHVVQIVDTIETLREMVSASLDIYLSGISYRLNAVMKVLTIITTIFMPLTFIVGIYGMNFEHMPELKWEWGYPLVVGVMVMIAIAMLGFFIRKRWI, encoded by the coding sequence ATGAAGTTAGTCCAGAAACGATCCAGAAAGACGGGCCTCCCCCCTGGTACCCTTGTCCATATCGGCGAGAAAAAGACGGACAAGGTTGCGATTACGGCCTTCAGCTATGCCGGTGTCCGTTGCGACGAATACCAAGTCCTGTCGCTCGATGAGCTTGCGCCACCGGCCGATGAGTCCGTCACCTGGGTGAATGTCAGCGGCGTCCATAGAACGGACATTCTGGAATCGTGCGGGAAGCAGTTTCAGCTCCACTCCTTACTCCTCGAAGATATTGCCAACACTGACCAGCGGCCAAAACTTGACGACTATGAGACCTGCTTGTTCCTCGTGTTGAAGATGCTTTCCGTGACCGAGCGACAGGATATCGTTGTTGAACAGGTGAGTCTCGTCTTCGGGCGGAACTTTGTTCTGTCCTTCCAGGAAAACGGGACCGATGTCTTCACACCAGTGCGGGATCGTCTGCGTGGAGGTAAGGGACGGCTGAGGCAATCCGGAGCCGATTACCTGTTTTATGCACTGGTCGATGCGATCGTGGATCAATATTTCGCTGTCGTGGAAGCGTTAGGCGAGAAGATCGAAGAACTGCAAGATCTGGTGGTCAGTGATCCCAAACCTGAGACACTGCACAAAATTCACGCCCTCAAACAGCAGTTGCTGTTTTTGCGGCGGGCGGTGTGGCCACTCCGTGAAGTGACAAACAATCTTTCCCGATCGGAATGTCCATTTTTACAGGAATCGACGAAGGTGTTCTTTCGCGATGTGTATGATCACGTCGTTCAAATTGTGGACACCATCGAGACGCTTCGTGAAATGGTCTCGGCCAGTCTCGATATCTACCTGTCAGGCATCAGTTATCGGCTGAACGCCGTGATGAAAGTTCTGACGATCATTACGACGATTTTCATGCCGCTGACCTTCATTGTCGGTATCTACGGGATGAATTTCGAGCATATGCCTGAGCTGAAGTGGGAATGGGGTTACCCACTGGTAGTCGGCGTCATGGTGATGATCGCGATCGCCATGCTGGGATTTTTTATACGTAAGAGGTGGATATGA
- the leuC gene encoding 3-isopropylmalate dehydratase large subunit yields the protein MAAHTLFDKIWESHVVRAEPDGTTLLYIDRQLVHEVTSPQAFEGLKLSGRRPRRPGATLAVPDHNVPTTDRTMGIADPLSAKQIRTLEENCHDFGIMLFGMNDIRQGVVHVIGPEQGFTLPGTTIVCGDSHTSTHGAFGALAFGIGTSEVEHVLATQCLVQKRPKTMEVRVDGVLSNYCSAKDAILAIIGKIGTAGGTGYVIEYTGSAIRALSMEGRMTLCNMSIEGGARAGMVAPDEKTIAYIKGRPLAPKGELLEQAVQTWQQLKTDTNARYDRTVTMQAEDIAPQVSWGTSPGMVTGINQRVPDPQTIADENQRQATTRALEYMGLIPNMPMTDIKIDTVFIGSCTNSRIEDLRLAASLARGKSVATGVRAMVVPGSGLVKQQAEQEGLDRLFKEAGFEWREAGCSMCLAMNADVLQPGERCASTSNRNFEGRQGAGGRTHLVSPAMAVAAAVEGHFVDIRTWE from the coding sequence ATGGCCGCTCACACCCTTTTCGACAAAATCTGGGAGTCTCACGTCGTCCGTGCAGAGCCGGACGGGACTACCTTACTCTATATCGATCGTCAGCTGGTTCACGAAGTGACGTCGCCGCAAGCGTTTGAAGGGCTCAAACTCTCCGGCCGCCGACCTCGACGTCCTGGCGCCACGCTGGCTGTACCGGACCACAACGTCCCGACCACCGACCGGACCATGGGCATCGCTGATCCCCTCAGTGCAAAACAAATCCGGACATTGGAAGAAAATTGCCATGACTTCGGCATCATGCTCTTCGGCATGAATGATATCCGTCAAGGCGTCGTGCATGTGATCGGACCGGAACAGGGCTTTACCCTTCCAGGGACAACCATCGTATGCGGTGATTCTCATACTTCCACCCATGGCGCGTTCGGAGCCTTGGCCTTCGGCATCGGCACCAGCGAAGTCGAGCATGTACTGGCCACCCAGTGCTTGGTACAGAAACGACCCAAGACCATGGAGGTTCGCGTCGATGGGGTGCTGTCGAATTACTGTTCGGCGAAGGATGCCATTCTCGCCATCATCGGCAAGATCGGCACAGCCGGAGGAACCGGCTATGTCATCGAGTACACAGGCTCGGCGATTCGTGCCCTCAGCATGGAAGGGCGCATGACGCTCTGCAACATGTCGATCGAGGGCGGCGCACGCGCCGGAATGGTGGCACCGGACGAGAAAACCATCGCGTACATCAAAGGAAGGCCCTTAGCTCCGAAGGGTGAACTGTTGGAACAGGCCGTACAGACATGGCAGCAGCTCAAGACTGATACGAACGCGAGATACGATAGGACCGTCACGATGCAGGCTGAGGACATCGCCCCACAGGTCAGCTGGGGGACCAGTCCCGGGATGGTGACAGGAATCAATCAACGAGTACCGGACCCTCAAACCATCGCCGACGAGAACCAGCGCCAGGCCACGACGCGGGCATTGGAATACATGGGCCTCATCCCGAACATGCCCATGACCGATATTAAGATCGATACGGTGTTCATCGGTTCCTGTACCAATTCACGCATCGAAGACCTCCGCCTGGCAGCCAGCTTGGCCAGAGGCAAGAGCGTCGCCACGGGAGTACGGGCCATGGTGGTGCCCGGTTCGGGCCTGGTGAAACAACAGGCGGAACAGGAAGGGCTCGACCGCCTGTTCAAAGAGGCGGGCTTCGAGTGGCGCGAAGCCGGTTGCAGCATGTGCCTGGCCATGAATGCTGACGTGCTTCAGCCGGGAGAACGCTGCGCTTCGACCAGTAATCGAAACTTCGAAGGGCGTCAGGGGGCTGGCGGACGCACCCATCTCGTCTCTCCGGCCATGGCTGTTGCGGCCGCTGTCGAGGGACACTTCGTCGATATCCGAACCTGGGAATAG
- a CDS encoding MEKHLA domain-containing protein: MRVTIQIWANPAVMDWSQLLLNSFRHWIGRDLLERVGDPAYQAHALFLSPSIVISHGTEEDPIINYGNQAAMELWETTWEDLTRTPSRLTAEPINRAEREWMLEQARIRGYLDTYQGVRVTSTGRRFLVENAIIWNVVDAREQRVGQAATFAHWTWLT, translated from the coding sequence ATGCGCGTGACTATTCAGATCTGGGCCAATCCTGCCGTCATGGATTGGTCGCAATTGCTCCTCAACAGTTTTCGTCACTGGATCGGGCGTGACTTGCTCGAACGAGTGGGCGATCCTGCTTATCAGGCTCACGCCCTCTTTCTCTCACCCAGCATCGTCATCTCACACGGGACGGAAGAGGATCCCATCATCAATTACGGGAATCAGGCGGCTATGGAGCTTTGGGAGACGACTTGGGAAGACCTGACTCGGACACCGTCACGGCTGACAGCGGAGCCTATCAATCGGGCTGAACGTGAATGGATGTTGGAGCAGGCCAGAATCCGCGGCTACCTCGACACGTATCAAGGTGTGAGAGTGACTTCAACGGGGCGCCGCTTTCTCGTCGAAAACGCCATCATCTGGAATGTCGTGGATGCAAGAGAGCAGAGGGTAGGGCAGGCCGCGACGTTCGCTCATTGGACCTGGTTGACCTGA